GGCGGAAGGCCTTGACGAGTATCTTCCGGAAAACCGGCAAAACGAATTTCTACGCCGGGGGGGAATCGATAGCCTCCCAACAGGTTCCTTTGACCTCGTGACGCTCCTGAACGTGGCGGAACATTTAGTCGATCCTTGGCCGCTCTTAAGCGGGGCCTATCGCCTGCTTCGTCCCGGAGGTGTTCTTCTGCTCACGTGTCCGTACGGCGCCGGCCTGGCGTGCCGGATTTACCGGAATCGGTGGGTGCATATGACGCTCGACGAGCACCTGCTCTTCTGGACGCCGGCGTCACTGACGCGAATCCTGCGTGCGGTCGGGTTCCAGGGGCCGGTCGATTACCGGATCGCGGGATCACCGTTTCCTTACGGACGAACTGGTCATTCCCCGCGGTCACTGGCGGGGAATCCAGGCAAACCTTTACCAGAAATTATGGATCCCCGACAGGGGCTCTCGGGGATGACGTTTTGGGAAGATTGGCAGCAAAGGGCCTGGAAAATAGCTCGATGGATCCAGCGCCGGGAAGCGCTCGCCAACAGCATTCGTGCCCTGGTGCACTGGACCCGCACAGGAGATTATCTGGAGGTGGCCATTGGAAAAGGGCTCTAATCGGATCGCTCCGGTCGACGGATTGCGTGCGCTCGCTGTCCTCGGCGTGATCTGGGCGCACGTCTGGTCTTTTTGCGGTAACCCGTCTTTAGTTGTTGGGCGCTTCAGGGGTGTTCCCCTCGATCTTCAGCGCGTCGTTTCGCTGATCGGAACCGGTGTTGATCTATTTTTTGTGATCAGCGGTTTCTGCATGTACTTCATGTATATCCGGCGGCAGACCACTCTGGATTGGGGGAACTACGCGGTTTTCATCAAACGGCGATGGCTGCGTTTGTCCCCGGGTTTCTATATGGCGGCGCTTGTCTGCGCCGCCGGTCTATGGTTGAGCGGTCGACCGTTTCCGTCGAAAGATCTTTTCGCGCACGGCACGTTTACGCATACGATATTTCCTGGAACAGGACAATTGGCAGCCCCGTTATGGTCCCTGGCTACCGAGTGGCATTTTTATCTTCTGTTGCCGTTTCTGATTTGGGCGTCCGTCCGTTGGGGGTTCGGTCGTGTCCTGGTTGTGTTGATGATCGCTTCCGTGGGTTTCCGGTTGTGGATGTATCAACACGCGGAATCCGCGGTCGCTCTATGGAAATCTCAGCTGCCGCCGCGGTTGATTGAATTTTGCTGGGGGATCTGGATCGCCCGCTGGGTGGTGCAGGAACGACCCCTGCCCCGGGTGCTGCAGGGCAGACAAGGGTTTCTGGTTGGATTACTGGTAGCCTATGCCGGTCGTCTCCTGATGACCACGG
This sequence is a window from Elusimicrobiota bacterium. Protein-coding genes within it:
- a CDS encoding class I SAM-dependent methyltransferase, which produces MILRSECPACRAPVSLSVKLFDTGFWQGTCAVMRCSCGLVYKKSMPSQDDLANLYSEGYTHFQLSDDAAGPAEILSARQKLARACRFLPETPPRGWRLLDVGCAAGTFVSIARQLGFQAEGLDEYLPENRQNEFLRRGGIDSLPTGSFDLVTLLNVAEHLVDPWPLLSGAYRLLRPGGVLLLTCPYGAGLACRIYRNRWVHMTLDEHLLFWTPASLTRILRAVGFQGPVDYRIAGSPFPYGRTGHSPRSLAGNPGKPLPEIMDPRQGLSGMTFWEDWQQRAWKIARWIQRREALANSIRALVHWTRTGDYLEVAIGKGL
- a CDS encoding acyltransferase, with the protein product MEKGSNRIAPVDGLRALAVLGVIWAHVWSFCGNPSLVVGRFRGVPLDLQRVVSLIGTGVDLFFVISGFCMYFMYIRRQTTLDWGNYAVFIKRRWLRLSPGFYMAALVCAAGLWLSGRPFPSKDLFAHGTFTHTIFPGTGQLAAPLWSLATEWHFYLLLPFLIWASVRWGFGRVLVVLMIASVGFRLWMYQHAESAVALWKSQLPPRLIEFCWGIWIARWVVQERPLPRVLQGRQGFLVGLLVAYAGRLLMTTEIIRWAGRAGVLSQVMAEPVLTLGYGLMLWNVVVSPSSFANALSWPASQAIGRWSYSLYLWHWWPCWFISRTLTHHLGSSLSTQYLAFFLLLAVLLPVGWLSYKWLEAPYFRKSQTGSST